One window from the genome of Candidatus Methylomirabilota bacterium encodes:
- a CDS encoding ABC transporter ATP-binding protein, with translation MLEVSKISKSFDGFAAVGGVSFTVPQGSISAIIGPNGAGKTTLFNLITGHLRPDGGRVVFKERDVTGIAPHDLCRLGMGRSFQRTNIFPRLTVYENIQAAFVSHRGRGFNLFTPVERLYRDETESLLGAVGLLEKAGETSGFLSHGNQKQLELGIALALEPEILLLDEPTAGMSATETRDSIRLIERIAADRGLTLLFTEHDMEVVFSIAHRITVLHQGRVIADGVPAEVRRDPEVRRVYLGEGH, from the coding sequence GTGCTTGAGGTCAGCAAGATCAGCAAGAGCTTCGACGGCTTCGCGGCGGTGGGCGGCGTCTCGTTCACGGTGCCGCAGGGCTCGATCAGCGCGATCATCGGGCCCAACGGGGCGGGCAAGACCACGCTCTTCAACCTGATCACCGGCCACCTGCGGCCGGACGGCGGGCGCGTGGTGTTCAAGGAGCGGGACGTCACCGGCATCGCCCCGCACGATCTCTGCCGCCTCGGGATGGGCCGGTCGTTCCAGCGCACCAACATCTTCCCGCGACTCACCGTGTACGAGAACATCCAGGCCGCCTTCGTCTCGCACCGCGGCCGCGGCTTCAACCTGTTCACTCCGGTCGAGCGCCTCTACCGCGACGAGACCGAGAGCTTGCTCGGAGCGGTGGGTCTGCTCGAGAAGGCGGGCGAGACGTCGGGATTCCTCTCGCACGGCAACCAGAAGCAGCTCGAGCTGGGTATCGCGCTGGCGCTCGAACCCGAGATCCTCCTCCTCGACGAGCCCACCGCGGGCATGTCGGCCACCGAGACCCGCGACTCCATCCGGCTCATCGAGCGGATCGCGGCGGATCGGGGGCTGACCCTGCTCTTCACCGAGCACGACATGGAGGTGGTCTTCTCCATCGCCCACCGCATCACCGTGCTCCACCAGGGGCGGGTGATCGCCGACGGCGTGCCCGCCGAGGTGCGACGCGACCCCGAGGTGCGACGGGTCT